acaatgttctattctttttgcagaatggacatacgaaaacggaatgcacacggagtaacttccgtttttttttgtttgtttttttgcggacccattgaaatgaatgggaccgcaaaaaaataatgaaacggacactgaaagaatatacgtttgtgtgcatgagcccgtagGAGGTCTGGGGAGATTCTCTAATAAATTGTtcaacccccttaaaggggttctacgagctctcctatattgatgatctatactcaggataggtcatcaatatcagatcggcaggagtCTGACAACcggcaccctcgccgatcagctgtatgaggagacggcgtgcACAGTGCCCATGTGACCTCTCCCTTCTTTATTCCTGCTCTCCGCTGTATGTCTATAGGAGAGCAGCAGCGACGAGCAGGAAAAGAGAAGGgtgcctatctgatattgatgctaaccagaggataggtcgtcaatattaaaaggccagagaacccttttaagggaCAGTTAAACCTTTGCAACCATTTTTAATTGTTCCAATGAAAAATAGTAAAAACtttaagaatttaaagggatattcccatctgggacatttatgaccTATCGATAGGATATACTATatgaatgtctgataggtgcaggctcTACCTTGTGGATCCACTCCAATCTCGAGAATTGAgcctgaagtgaatggagaggacactgcgcatgtgcagcatgCTCTCCACTGTTAAGGGTTCTTCCAAAAATACCCAAAGAAGCACACAcgactatttttggaagtctcatagcagtgaatggaaagcACATTGCTCCACATGTGGTCACCCCTTTATTCACCACTATGGTAATAGTAAAGTCAGCGCTTGCCTACTTCTGGAAGTCCCTTAGCGATGAATGGAGAGTGGGCATGTATGAGCAGCTTGACTTCTGTTCAGTTCGGGGACCCATTCTGGACTTAGGAGTGGGcccacatctatcagacatttatggtatatcctgtgtcaatatgccataagtgtcCCAGATTGGGAAAAAAACCTTAAAAAATGAAGGAAATTAGCATATTTATACcgtatgtatttagaaaaatcaaGTTATAGTTTGGTCCAGTGTAGGTGGTACTGATCCTACTTTTGTAGGAGTTAAGGGGATAATCAGGTCTACTTGTGTGATACAAACTTCTGATTGTTGTGTCAGTACAAAATTTTGGAACCGGTATGTCTACAATATTGGAAAGGGCACCGGTACAATAACAGATATTTCCATGTATCATAATCCCGATGGTGAGCTAATCATATATGTTGTTGTTTCCAATTTTAGAAGACTCAGACTCTGGATCTGGCTCTGACTCCGAACCAAAAAACGCCTGCCTCATGTTAGTAATGCTTCTGCGAGTGACAGTGAACGGGATGATGATGACGAGGGACATTCTGCTTTAAAACCCAGCAACAGGGAACTTTTTGGAGATGACAGTGAGGATGAAGCTGGGTCCCAACACAGTGGTAGTTACAACCATTCAGAAAGGTCTGATAATCAGTCTGAAGGTAATGCCCACTCTGATCAAGAAGAACACGATCAATCAGATGCTGAACAGCACAGTGGGTCTGAAAACTTTCAGGATGAAGATGATGATAGAGGCCACCGATCTGACCGCAGCAGCCATCACTCTGATGCCGAAGGGTCAGAAAAAGATGTCCATTCTGAAGATGAAAAATGGGGCAGTAAGGGTAGAAGTGACCAgtctgatgatgatgaggagaagaTTCAGAACTCAGATGATGAGGAGAAGATTCAGAACTCAGATGATGAAGCACAGCATTCAGATGATGACAGAAATATGAGATCAGATGAAGAGATGCACAAACAATCTGATGGAGAAGACCATGAAAACCAACAGTCTGATGAGGAGGATCGCAGACATCATTCTGATGACGATGACCAGAGACATTCCGATGATGAGAGACTGCATTCAGATGGTGAAGATCAGGATTACCATCAGCggtcagatgatgatgatgatgaaccaAAGATTCAGAATTCAGATGATGAACAGGAACAACAGCAGTCAGATGAAGAGCAGCAGCATTCTGACGATGAAGACCACAAGCAGAGGCGACATTCAGATGACGAGCAGAGGCGACATTCAGATGACGAGCAGAGGCGACATTCAGATGACGAGCAGAGGCGACATTCAGATGACGAGCAGAGGCGACATTCAGATGACGAGCAGAGGCGACATTCAGATGACGAGCAGAGGCGACATTCAGATGACGAACTTGACGGCCATCGCTCCGATGATGAGCAACAGCATTCAGATGGTGAAGAGCAGGAGCAAAAATCAGGTCAGTTTTATTTATAGATTTCCACTGCACCAACATATTGTGTGGAGAACTTTACAATCAACAATGTTTTTTGTTCTTTCAAAGTACATATTCTGCACAGTTGTTCTTGTTCAGCATGTTTTCTGGTGTCTTTTATAGTATCAGGAAAAGGAAGCGATAGTGAAGAAGAGATTGTGCGGCAGAGGcctaagaagaagaagaagaggagacagTCAGACTCTGAGTTGGATAGTGATGGAGAAACGCCAAAAGGTATGGAGTCCTTCTATATGCTTCAGGTTTTCTGCATGTACATTTATATTGCTTTTAAGTCATGTCCTAGTGAGTGAAGAGTCTGAAGCTTTGATCAGTGGTAATCCAGGTGCTGAGACTTCTTCCAAACACTGAAACAAAGGGGCAGAAGCTCTCACTTGAGCGATATGCCCATTTGACCGTCATTTGCTGTGCTTTGGTAGATGGCAGTGTATGGCCACATAGACGTTTTTAAGTCTGTACACAGGGAGCCATAACTCTGAGGAGTGGTAGTCAGTCAAAGGGGCACAACGCTCAGCTTAGAGCTTCTGGCCCAtcagtgatcagtgggggtctgacatgttGCTATGATGTGTAAAAACTGTAGGAGACATCAGTTCCACTTTAATATGTTGTGTCTTCTTAGCAGATTTTCAATTCCAAATATCTTTCTTGTCAAGTCATCACCAGACTATAGACTATTTCTTAATGGCTTGCAATTTTTTCAGCTCCTGCCATAAACCGCAGTCTGGATCTCGGGGCAGATGGCAAACTTACATTTCTCCATCTGCCCTATGTTGAGATCACTCCACTTCTGACCGCTAGTGAGACGTGAATGCACATATTAGCGCATGCGCACTGTGCTTAGGCAGTTCCCAGTGAAGAGGAAGGGGAAACTGGAGACTGTGTTTGAGATCCGTTTGGATTCCGTTactatggaccataacgcaattctatgacggaatgcctaatgagtcctctcctgcataacggaaacgggacggatcagttttgcagcccatagacttctattatgacagaatgaataactgaatgcctctaaaggcaaatTTGCCGCTTCAGAGCCCTCCCAGGTGCCTGAGACGGATCGCAAACACAGTTTTTTCCCTTCCTCTTCACTGGGAACTGCCTAAGCACAGTGCGCATGCACTAATATGTGCATTCAGGAAGTAGCTGTTACCTCAGGCTGAACAGTGTCTCGAGCTGCTGGTGCTGACGCAGCCCGTCCTGGTGAGTGCACTGGGCATTCTAGGACGGGTTTCTGACACAATGActtgatggcagccattttagggtCTTACAATGATAACTCCCTAGGGAAAACGAGCTTCTTTTGATAAATAAAGGTACTTATGAATGTTTTTTTACTATATTTAGTTTagtttcccggagaacccctttaaattaacttTGAGGCTTTACTAAAATGAATAGAAGGTCCCAATAATGTTAAATAATATCTAATTAATTCCATGTTTTATAACTTAACAGAGGGGAAAAAAGGTGCCTCTGATTTGTTTGGAGATGCAGATGATATTTCTTCAGATAGTGATGCTGAAATGAAGCCTCCAACTCCAGGCCAACCAATGGTATGTACCTATAGACACTGACTGTCAGGCCACCTTATCCATAGATCTTCTGTTTCTTGCTTACACACATTCTGGATTCTAAGCAAATTATGGGACATGTCTTTGGGATCCACCCATGTTTGACATGAATGCACATATTCTTCTAATGAGTACCTATTTCTATGTGTAGGTCGGCCCATAACTACTTCCCACTCTGTGTAGTAATAGTACATTGCTGCAGTTTTGGCGCAATAATGGTGCACGATCAGGAGTCGTGCTTGCACCGTCACTTATGGGTGCCAACTTCATATGCAGCCGGAACCCTGCTTCCATTGCCAGGATCGGAAATAACTTGATACTTGCAGTTGATCCCCCTCATCTGAACAGTTACAGAGTGAGGAGCAGGGTCAGACTGGCCACCAAATTACCAGAGAGTCCTCCAGTGGGCCAAGTCTCTGAAGCTATAGTGACCCCCAAAGATCCAGGAGATTTAGAGCTGCCTTTAGAGttaatcacttgccactagggtcttgTTCTTTGATTCAAAGCCATATAGCCTTTGATTAATGATATAGCATTTGGCCTtgaaaataatttcctctggtgggaccCAAGTAACCATAGCCCTGACTCTTGAGACAGGGCTCCCTCTATCCTCCCAGGCCCCCCATAAAGTCATGTCATGGCAGCTGGAGaccttttgatgttcttttgtgTTACTGCTACCGTTCCACCCTACCTCTAGCAAGATGTAAAAGTTCCTACAGAAGTATTTGTACAAGGCAAGTCCCTTAGGGGGCTAAAAATTTAAAGAAcagttaaataaagtttttaaaaacaaaaatgaaatgaTAAAAGACCTTTCCATTGCACCCGTTTTGATGCATCCAGTCCAGTGTGTTTTGCTCACTTCTGTTGCAGCTGATATATAGACATAAAAGAAGTATGTGAATTGTTGTCTACATGGAGATTTCATTCACATGTTAGTCACGGAACTAAACAAAAGGGCAAATAGCCAGGAGACAGACGCTGGGGGTGGACATAGTATTAAATATACCGTTATGCACGTACATATAATATCTAGCATCAGGCTGACTGATTTTCTGACCTTTTTTCATGATACTGCAGGATGACTATGGAATCGACCAAGATCATCCTGAAGAGGAGCCCGCACCGGAGACCAGGATAGAAGTAGAGATCCCCAAAGTGAACACAGACCTTGGAAATGACTTATATTTTGTGAAGCTTCCTAACTTTCTCAGTGTTGAGCCCAGGTAAAGTACATTCAGGGCAAACATGAAAGGTAACTCCTGTGATAATTCAGTAGTACTGTATTCATTGCACCCACCAATCCCTGTATAAGGTGAAGGTCCCAGTTTACTCTGTTCACATTtatgctaaaaaaaattgcagtttttctgCTCCTCTGATGGACAACACCAATGGACCCCATTGATATAATTAGTCCATCTGGTTGTCTGTCGCAGCAGCTGTGCTATTTGACAGGGGCTCCTAACAGAACCTCAGATGGAAATGTGGGCAGAGCAAAACATTTAGTTTGACACGTACATACACACATTCTGTGTAGAGCCAGTTGACTTTTAGTGCTTGTCTCAGAACAGCCGTACCTGTATATGATTTAGATAAGTGCTTTTCTCATAAAACATGTCCACAGTGTAGCTGTCAGATATGTGATCACTGGGAGCTCCACTGATGAGTAGATCACATGCAGCGCTCAGCAGTTTCCGTCAGTCCTATACAGTCCTTAAATGGAGCAGTTGCAC
The Bufo gargarizans isolate SCDJY-AF-19 chromosome 2, ASM1485885v1, whole genome shotgun sequence genome window above contains:
- the LEO1 gene encoding LOW QUALITY PROTEIN: RNA polymerase-associated protein LEO1 (The sequence of the model RefSeq protein was modified relative to this genomic sequence to represent the inferred CDS: deleted 2 bases in 1 codon), whose translation is MDMLEGLFGSDAESENEPKGDDSGSGSDSEPKNAPHVSNASASDSERDDDDEGHSALKPSNRELFGDDSEDEAGSQHSGSYNHSERSDNQSEGNAHSDQEEHDQSDAEQHSGSENFQDEDDDRGHRSDRSSHHSDAEGSEKDVHSEDEKWGSKGRSDQSDDDEEKIQNSDDEEKIQNSDDEAQHSDDDRNMRSDEEMHKQSDGEDHENQQSDEEDRRHHSDDDDQRHSDDERLHSDGEDQDYHQRSDDDDDEPKIQNSDDEQEQQQSDEEQQHSDDEDHKQRRHSDDEQRRHSDDEQRRHSDDEQRRHSDDEQRRHSDDEQRRHSDDEQRRHSDDELDGHRSDDEQQHSDGEEQEQKSVSGKGSDSEEEIVRQRPKKKKKRRQSDSELDSDGETPKEGKKGASDLFGDADDISSDSDAEMKPPTPGQPMDDYGIDQDHPEEEPAPETRIEVEIPKVNTDLGNDLYFVKLPNFLSVEPRPFDPQYYEDEFEDEEMLDEEGRTRLKLKVENTIRWRTRKDEEGNDIRESNARIVKWSDGSMSLHLGNEVFDVYKAPLQGDHNHLFIRQGTGLQGQAVFKTKLTFRPHSTDSATHRKMTLSLADRCSKTQKIRILPMAGRDPESQRTEMIKKEEERLKASIRRESQQRRIKEKQHQRGLSANYLEPDRYDDEDEGEESISLAAIKNRYKGGREERARIYSSDSDEGSEDDKAQRLLKAKKLNSDDEEEGEPSKKRKADDEDKANKKHKKYVISDEEDEEEDL